A single window of Kitasatospora sp. HUAS MG31 DNA harbors:
- a CDS encoding protein-L-isoaspartate O-methyltransferase family protein: MGVASPEDLVRAVRAAGVRDERLLGAIRAVPRAGFVPAEQAGAANLDRPIPIAHGLVTTQPSLTAIMIEGLALSGDEHVLEVGTGLGFQTVLLAHLAADVVSIEWWPDLVDQARENLDRLGVRNVELLVGDGSGGVPGSAPYDAVLVSAAYPEVPPLLAGQLRIGGRLVQPIGPGGREDVVAFRRTASGLERERVLIPARFVRLYGEYGFPP; this comes from the coding sequence ATGGGCGTGGCCAGCCCGGAGGACCTCGTCCGCGCGGTGCGCGCGGCCGGTGTCCGCGACGAGCGGCTGCTCGGCGCGATCCGCGCGGTTCCGCGTGCCGGCTTCGTCCCTGCCGAGCAGGCGGGTGCGGCGAACCTGGACAGGCCCATTCCGATCGCGCACGGGCTGGTGACCACGCAGCCGTCGCTGACGGCAATCATGATCGAGGGGCTGGCTCTCTCCGGTGACGAGCACGTCCTCGAAGTGGGCACCGGTCTCGGATTCCAGACGGTGCTGCTCGCGCACCTGGCGGCCGACGTCGTGAGCATCGAGTGGTGGCCGGACTTGGTCGATCAGGCACGGGAGAACCTCGACCGGCTGGGCGTGCGCAACGTCGAGCTGCTCGTCGGGGACGGCAGCGGGGGAGTGCCCGGGAGTGCCCCCTACGACGCCGTCCTGGTGTCGGCCGCGTATCCCGAAGTCCCGCCGCTCCTCGCCGGTCAGCTCCGGATTGGCGGCCGGCTCGTCCAACCGATCGGGCCGGGTGGCCGGGAGGACGTCGTGGCGTTCCGGCGGACGGCTTCGGGGCTGGAGCGGGAGCGGGTGCTCATCCCGGCGAGGTTCGTCCGCCTCTACGGTGAGTACGGCTTCCCGCCGTGA
- a CDS encoding RtcB family protein, translated as MEITLVEESLYRFRIEQRDLMRVPGVVFASKELLPQAAGDKALEQVANVATLPGIVRASFAMPDVHWGYGFPIGGVAATDTAHGGVVSPGGVGFDISCGVRLLAAGIDRDVLGHQRMRHLMDILDAAVPRGMGRGGLWKLSGTGEMDNLLVGGARYAVEHGHGVPRDLDRCEDFGVLEGAAPGQVSSRAVERGLHQVGSLGSGNHFL; from the coding sequence GTGGAGATCACGCTTGTCGAGGAGAGTCTGTACCGGTTCCGCATCGAGCAGCGGGACCTGATGCGGGTGCCCGGGGTGGTGTTCGCGTCCAAGGAGCTGCTGCCGCAGGCAGCGGGCGACAAGGCGCTGGAACAGGTGGCGAACGTGGCGACGCTGCCCGGCATCGTCCGGGCCTCGTTCGCCATGCCCGACGTGCACTGGGGCTACGGCTTCCCGATCGGCGGAGTGGCCGCCACCGACACCGCCCACGGAGGGGTCGTCTCACCCGGCGGCGTCGGGTTCGACATCTCCTGCGGTGTACGGCTGCTGGCCGCCGGCATCGATCGCGACGTGCTCGGCCACCAGCGGATGCGGCACCTGATGGACATCCTGGACGCCGCTGTCCCGCGCGGCATGGGACGCGGTGGCCTGTGGAAGCTGTCGGGCACCGGGGAGATGGACAACCTGCTGGTCGGCGGCGCCCGCTACGCGGTCGAGCACGGCCACGGAGTGCCGCGTGACCTGGACCGCTGCGAGGACTTCGGTGTCCTGGAAGGCGCTGCCCCCGGACAGGTCAGCAGCCGGGCCGTGGAACGCGGCCTCCACCAGGTCGGCAGCCTCGGCAGCGGCAACCACTTCCTTTGA
- a CDS encoding RtcB family protein codes for MSWKALPPDRSAAGPWNAASTRSAASAAATTSFEVQTIDHVYDPDVAAAFGLHTGQVCVMIHCGSRGLGHQVCTDHVRTMEQAMHRYRISVPDRQLACTPVDSPPGRDYLGAMAAAANYARANRQLLSEAARRAFVTAAGAGLELVYDISHNTAKLETHEVDGVERLLCVHRKGATRALPPGDPSLPTDLTDAGQPVLVPGTMGTASYVMVGLPGNDAFHSACHGAGRVWSRHHALKMVRGERLRDRLEASGIAVRPSSWRGLAEEAPEAYKDVDAVAAVTEGAGLARLVARLVPLGVVKG; via the coding sequence GTGTCCTGGAAGGCGCTGCCCCCGGACAGGTCAGCAGCCGGGCCGTGGAACGCGGCCTCCACCAGGTCGGCAGCCTCGGCAGCGGCAACCACTTCCTTTGAGGTCCAGACCATTGACCACGTCTACGACCCGGATGTCGCGGCCGCCTTCGGACTGCACACCGGCCAGGTCTGCGTCATGATCCACTGCGGCTCGCGGGGCCTCGGTCACCAGGTCTGCACCGACCACGTCCGCACCATGGAGCAGGCCATGCACCGCTACCGGATCTCCGTCCCCGACCGGCAGCTCGCCTGCACGCCCGTGGACTCCCCGCCCGGCCGTGACTACCTCGGCGCGATGGCCGCAGCCGCCAACTACGCACGCGCCAACCGGCAGTTGCTCTCCGAGGCCGCCCGCCGCGCCTTCGTCACCGCTGCCGGGGCGGGACTGGAGCTGGTCTACGACATCTCCCACAACACCGCCAAACTCGAGACCCACGAGGTGGACGGCGTGGAACGTCTGCTGTGCGTCCACCGCAAGGGCGCCACCAGGGCCCTGCCGCCCGGCGACCCGAGCCTGCCCACGGACCTCACAGACGCGGGTCAGCCGGTGCTGGTCCCCGGGACGATGGGCACCGCGTCGTACGTGATGGTCGGTCTGCCCGGCAACGACGCCTTCCACTCCGCCTGCCACGGCGCGGGCCGGGTCTGGAGTCGCCACCACGCGCTGAAGATGGTGCGCGGCGAACGGCTCCGCGACCGGCTGGAGGCGAGCGGCATCGCGGTGCGTCCGTCCTCGTGGCGCGGCCTCGCCGAGGAGGCGCCGGAGGCGTACAAGGACGTCGATGCGGTCGCCGCCGTCACCGAGGGCGCCGGCCTCGCCCGGCTCGTCGCCCGCCTGGTGCCGCTGGGCGTCGTCAAAGGCTGA
- a CDS encoding AAA family ATPase: MGSAATAVGRPKTLFDRSAEWDTLATFASDPRSGPAIGMVTGPRGQGKSYLLQELTRATDGFYFGAQEAAEAESLRQLAEQLSRHTSAASPPRWRGWEDALEAVLALGADRPLPIVLDGFPELVRQSPALPAALHTVCRRLRAAGKPNRARVLLCGSAMPVMHRLIDSAPATADFRIEIRRLDYRQGARLWDIEDPLLALQVYAVVGSNPAFRHNVAGENAPAHRDDFDAWVCRTVLNPRLPLFWRVSQLIEREPEGWDRALCHSTVAALADGRTTAGAIADWLERPATDVPRILALLGDCGFVESTPDAFSPGVTHHRIAEPLLAFDHAVIRPHRGELERQEADRVWSATRTAFEASLMEQQFARACRAWAVGFAASDTFGAAPATASTGFLPAASGPVPLAADVVVRGEAHGRPGTLLSVGRAHWNEVLDVQHLHEVQQVVAALAERGEDVSRTRPALYSAAGFSPRLRDAEAHGELILVDPRRLYSGA; encoded by the coding sequence ATGGGATCCGCCGCCACGGCCGTCGGCCGGCCGAAGACGCTCTTCGACCGCAGCGCCGAATGGGACACACTGGCCACCTTCGCAAGCGACCCTCGGTCGGGGCCGGCCATCGGCATGGTGACCGGGCCCCGGGGCCAGGGGAAGAGCTACCTCCTCCAGGAACTGACCCGAGCCACCGACGGCTTCTACTTCGGTGCCCAGGAGGCTGCGGAGGCGGAATCGCTGCGCCAGCTAGCCGAGCAGCTCAGCCGCCACACCAGCGCAGCCTCCCCGCCCCGCTGGCGAGGCTGGGAGGACGCACTGGAGGCCGTACTGGCCCTCGGGGCGGACCGTCCTCTTCCGATCGTCCTCGACGGGTTCCCGGAGCTCGTACGGCAGAGCCCCGCTCTGCCAGCCGCCCTCCACACCGTCTGCCGCCGTCTGCGCGCCGCAGGCAAGCCGAACCGGGCCAGGGTGCTGCTGTGCGGCAGCGCCATGCCGGTGATGCACCGGCTGATCGACAGCGCACCGGCAACGGCCGACTTCCGGATCGAGATCCGGCGGCTCGACTACCGGCAAGGCGCCCGCCTGTGGGACATCGAGGATCCCCTCCTCGCCCTCCAGGTGTATGCCGTCGTCGGCTCCAACCCGGCCTTCCGCCACAACGTGGCGGGCGAGAACGCACCCGCGCACCGCGACGACTTCGACGCCTGGGTGTGCCGAACGGTCCTCAACCCCCGCCTGCCGCTTTTCTGGAGGGTGAGCCAGCTGATCGAACGAGAGCCGGAGGGCTGGGACCGAGCTCTGTGCCACTCCACCGTGGCCGCCCTCGCAGACGGCCGCACCACCGCCGGTGCCATCGCGGACTGGCTGGAACGCCCCGCGACCGACGTGCCCCGTATCCTGGCGCTGCTCGGGGACTGCGGCTTCGTGGAGAGCACGCCCGATGCTTTCAGCCCCGGCGTGACGCACCACCGCATCGCGGAGCCGCTGCTCGCCTTCGATCACGCCGTCATCCGACCCCACCGCGGCGAACTCGAGCGGCAGGAGGCGGACCGGGTCTGGTCCGCCACCCGCACGGCGTTCGAGGCGTCCCTCATGGAGCAGCAGTTCGCCCGGGCGTGCCGGGCGTGGGCGGTCGGCTTCGCCGCGTCGGACACCTTCGGCGCGGCTCCGGCCACGGCCTCGACCGGCTTCCTCCCGGCGGCCTCGGGACCGGTGCCGCTCGCTGCCGACGTAGTGGTCCGTGGTGAGGCGCACGGCCGCCCGGGGACGCTGCTGTCGGTCGGCAGGGCCCACTGGAACGAGGTGCTGGACGTGCAGCACCTCCACGAGGTCCAGCAGGTTGTGGCCGCACTCGCCGAACGCGGCGAGGACGTCAGTCGCACCCGGCCCGCCCTCTACAGCGCGGCTGGCTTCAGCCCCCGCCTGCGCGACGCCGAAGCCCACGGCGAGCTGATCCTCGTCGATCCCCGGCGCCTCTACAGCGGAGCCTAG
- a CDS encoding universal stress protein: MPSWRSRARSRTPAPPRRVARHRRVGGTARRPPRDGRPVRARSPTRGTSTWTRWRSAPTRLSWSSARKGSARSAATSSARSPCTPSPSPSGPWSWSARTSSRSERRPRPRSPARSPSVSAREGYDGALEFAFDAAGRRAAPLLAVHAASRRPSVITREHPPEEAAREADRRALAAALLPWRESYPDVHVVEHVSSESPARAVVGIAAGARLLVVGRGGYRTGLAPDRPRRPRCHPSHRLPRRRHPSRLARHQLRSATR; this comes from the coding sequence ATGCCGTCGTGGCGTTCGCGGGCCCGGAGCCGAACCCCCGCCCCGCCTCGACGCGTGGCTCGTCACCGACGAGTAGGCGGAACTGCGCGCCGGCCTCCACGCGATGGCCGCCCCGTACGGGCTCGTTCCCCCACGCGGGGAACCTCGACCTGGACGCGATGGAGATCCGCGCCCACCCGGTTGTCCTGGTCCTCGGCTCGCAAGGGCTCGGCGCGGTCCGCGGCTACCTCCTCGGCTCGCTCGCCCTGCACACCGTCGCCCAGTCCGAGCGGCCCGTGGTCCTGGTCCGCGCGTACGAGCAGCCGGTCGGAACGAAGACCCCGGCCGCGCAGTCCGGCGCGATCGCCTTCGGTGTCAGCCCGAGAGGGGTACGACGGCGCCCTGGAGTTCGCCTTCGACGCGGCCGGCCGACGGGCCGCTCCCCTGCTCGCCGTCCACGCCGCGAGCCGCCGCCCGTCGGTGATCACGCGCGAGCACCCGCCGGAGGAGGCCGCCCGGGAGGCGGACCGGCGGGCGCTGGCCGCGGCGCTGCTGCCGTGGCGCGAGAGCTACCCCGACGTCCACGTCGTCGAGCATGTGAGTTCGGAGAGTCCCGCTCGCGCCGTGGTGGGCATCGCGGCCGGGGCAAGGCTCCTCGTGGTCGGGCGCGGCGGGTACCGCACGGGCCTGGCCCCGGATCGGCCCCGTCGCCCACGCTGCCATCCATCACACCGCCTGCCCCGTCGCCGTCATCCCTCACGACTGGCTCGGCATCAGCTCCGGTCCGCTACCCGATGA